From Microplitis mediator isolate UGA2020A chromosome 11, iyMicMedi2.1, whole genome shotgun sequence, one genomic window encodes:
- the LOC130677110 gene encoding ras-related protein Rab-11A, translating into MGTRDDEYDYLFKVVLIGDSGVGKSNLLSRFTRNEFNLESKSTIGVEFATRSIQVDGKTIKAQIWDTAGQERYRAITSAYYRGAVGALLVYDIAKHLTYENVERWLRELRDHADQNIVIMLVGNKSDLRHLRAVPTDEAKAFAERNGLSFIETSALDSTNVETAFQNILTEIYRIVSQKQIRDPPEGDTIRAQNVEPIDVKPTMSSDGMRKQCCQ; encoded by the exons ATGGGCACCAGAGACGACGAGtacgattatttatttaaag tgGTTCTTATCGGAGATTCGGGAGTAGGAAAGAGTAATCTCCTGTCGAGATTCACCCgcaatgaatttaatttggaGAGCAAGTCGACAATTGGAGTTGAGTTTGCGACACGAAGTATACAAGTAGATGGCAAAACTATCAAGGCCCAAATTTGGGACACTGCTGGCCAAGAACGTTATCGAGCCATAACTTCTGC gTACTATCGTGGAGCTGTGGGTGCATTGCTGGTGTACGACATTGCGAAACATTTAACGTACGAGAATGTCGAGAGATGGTTACGGGAATTACGAGATCACGCAGATCAAAACATAGTAATAATGCTTGTGGGTAACAAATCTGATTTGAGGCATCTTCGTGCTGTACCAACTGACGAAGCTAAAGCATTTGCTGAGAGAAATGGTCTTTCATTTATTGAAACATCTGCTCTCGATTCTACAAACGTTGAAACGGCCTTCCAAAATATATTGACTGAGATTTACAGAATTGTCTCGCAGAAACAGATAAGAGATCCGCCCGAGGGTGATACCATTAGAGCACAAAATGTCGAACCGATTGACGTTAAGCCGACAATGAGTTCGGATGGAATGCGTAAACAATGCTGCCAGTGA